One genomic region from bacterium encodes:
- the tnpA gene encoding IS200/IS605 family transposase, whose translation MADTFSQIYIHVIFSVKNRESLIQPQWENELYKYITGIVQNKQQKMLTINGMPDHIHFLIGMKPSCCLSDLIREIKKSTNKFIKEKGFTKLEFNWQEGFGAFSCSHSQLNTVIKYILNQKTHHKKRTFKEEYVELLTKFDIAYDEKYLFAWHD comes from the coding sequence ATGGCTGATACCTTTTCACAAATCTATATTCATGTGATCTTTTCCGTCAAAAACCGGGAATCGCTCATTCAACCTCAATGGGAAAATGAACTCTATAAATACATCACCGGAATCGTTCAAAATAAACAACAGAAAATGCTGACGATCAATGGAATGCCCGATCACATTCATTTTTTGATCGGTATGAAACCATCCTGCTGTTTGTCCGATTTGATCAGAGAAATAAAAAAATCAACCAACAAATTCATAAAAGAAAAAGGGTTCACAAAACTCGAATTCAACTGGCAAGAAGGTTTTGGTGCATTTTCATGCAGCCATTCTCAATTAAATACGGTCATTAAATATATCCTGAACCAAAAAACACATCACAAAAAAAGAACATTCAAAGAAGAATATGTGGAATTACTTACAAAATTTGATATCGCGTACGATGAAAAATATCTCTTTGCTTGGCATGATTAA
- the accC gene encoding acetyl-CoA carboxylase biotin carboxylase subunit: MKRSIKKILIANRGEIAIRIIRACREMGIVSVAVFSEADRTSAHVRLADEAYCVGEAPSAKSYLVMENIIDTAKKSKADAIHPGYGFLSENDDFAKLVRDNGIIFIGPSASSMAMMGNKTEARKLAKKCSVPTVPGTESGIQSKEEAMAVAQSIGFPILIKAAAGGGGKGMRVVMQESELNDAIDRAQGEARSAFGDDTVYIEKYVTRPRHIEIQILGDKHGNIVYLGERECSIQRRHQKVIEESPSAIVTPEMRQRMGESAVALAREAKYFSAGTIEFLVDADLNYYFLEMNTRLQVEHPVTEMVTGIDLVRQQILIAAGEKLPFAQDDIKIDGHAIECRIYAEDCENNFAPSIGRIEHLEPSYGPGIREDSGIFEGDTIQIYYDPMISKLAAWGKTRGEAIERMRRALREYVIVGVETTIPFCLFVMENKKFIDGHFDTGFVVQEFSPDKLKYKEDMVAAVAAAVHDYIRNRDKKSQTIKISSEPASSNKWKWAGRKARMD, from the coding sequence ATGAAACGTTCGATCAAGAAAATTCTTATAGCCAATCGCGGCGAAATTGCTATTCGAATTATCCGGGCATGCAGGGAGATGGGTATCGTCAGCGTAGCCGTATTTTCAGAAGCCGACCGCACCTCTGCGCACGTTCGGCTTGCCGATGAAGCCTATTGTGTCGGTGAAGCCCCATCAGCCAAAAGTTATCTCGTGATGGAAAACATTATCGATACCGCAAAAAAATCCAAGGCGGACGCCATTCACCCCGGATACGGTTTTTTAAGTGAAAATGACGATTTTGCAAAACTAGTTCGTGATAATGGAATTATCTTCATCGGTCCTTCCGCGTCCTCTATGGCGATGATGGGAAATAAAACCGAAGCGCGCAAATTAGCCAAAAAATGCAGTGTGCCGACCGTTCCCGGAACGGAGTCCGGAATTCAAAGCAAAGAAGAAGCGATGGCCGTTGCCCAATCCATCGGATTTCCGATCCTGATCAAAGCGGCAGCCGGCGGTGGCGGTAAAGGAATGCGTGTCGTGATGCAGGAGTCTGAACTGAACGACGCTATCGACCGGGCGCAAGGCGAGGCGCGTTCTGCTTTCGGAGACGATACAGTGTATATCGAAAAATATGTAACCCGGCCGCGGCATATTGAAATTCAGATTTTAGGCGATAAACACGGCAACATCGTTTATCTCGGCGAGCGCGAATGTTCTATCCAGCGCCGCCACCAAAAAGTCATCGAAGAATCGCCATCCGCCATTGTCACTCCTGAAATGCGCCAACGTATGGGAGAATCCGCCGTCGCATTGGCGCGTGAAGCAAAATACTTCAGCGCAGGCACCATCGAATTTCTCGTCGATGCCGACCTCAATTATTATTTTTTGGAAATGAATACCCGCTTGCAAGTGGAGCATCCCGTTACGGAAATGGTGACCGGGATCGATCTGGTTCGCCAGCAGATTCTGATTGCGGCCGGCGAGAAGTTACCTTTCGCTCAAGACGACATTAAAATCGACGGGCACGCCATCGAATGCCGTATTTACGCGGAAGACTGTGAAAATAATTTTGCACCGTCGATCGGAAGGATCGAACATCTGGAACCATCCTACGGCCCCGGCATCCGTGAAGACAGCGGAATTTTTGAAGGCGACACAATTCAGATCTATTACGACCCGATGATATCTAAATTAGCCGCATGGGGCAAAACTCGCGGGGAAGCGATTGAGCGCATGCGGCGCGCTTTACGTGAATACGTCATCGTCGGTGTGGAGACCACAATCCCCTTTTGTTTATTCGTCATGGAAAATAAGAAGTTCATTGATGGGCATTTTGACACGGGATTTGTTGTGCAGGAATTTTCACCCGACAAATTAAAGTATAAGGAAGACATGGTAGCGGCCGTTGCCGCCGCAGTACATGACTACATTCGAAACCGCGATAAAAAATCGCAAACGATTAAAATTTCGTCCGAACCCGCGAGCAGCAATAAATGGAAGTGGGCCGGGAGAAAAGCAAGGATGGATTAG
- the ftsE gene encoding cell division ATP-binding protein FtsE, which translates to MIELNDVYVVYNEKSSVAGVSLRIEPGEFVYLLGSSGAGKSTLLKLLYMDLLPTRGEIRIGEFESKNLKKKEIPFLRRQLGIVFQDFRLLRDRSVYDNIAFALMVTDTPKNEVAKKVMKVLAEVGLSNKKNRMPYELSGGEQQRVVIARALVNDPIVILADEPTGNLDPETSMEIMQLLLKINEKGTAIIMATHDHEIVKNIPKRIIRMEKGTLVSSEILN; encoded by the coding sequence ATGATCGAATTAAACGACGTGTACGTCGTCTACAATGAAAAATCCAGCGTGGCCGGTGTTTCACTCCGCATTGAACCCGGTGAATTTGTATATTTGCTCGGATCCAGCGGCGCAGGAAAAAGCACGCTGCTTAAACTGCTGTATATGGACCTGCTGCCGACACGCGGCGAAATTCGCATCGGTGAGTTTGAATCGAAAAATCTGAAAAAGAAAGAAATACCCTTCCTTCGCCGCCAACTCGGCATCGTCTTTCAGGACTTTCGTCTGCTGCGCGACCGTTCCGTCTATGACAATATTGCGTTTGCCCTTATGGTCACCGATACGCCAAAAAATGAAGTAGCGAAAAAAGTCATGAAGGTACTCGCAGAAGTCGGACTGTCCAACAAAAAGAATCGAATGCCGTATGAACTCTCCGGCGGCGAGCAGCAGCGTGTGGTCATCGCCCGCGCGCTTGTTAACGATCCCATCGTTATACTCGCAGACGAACCCACAGGAAATCTGGATCCGGAAACATCTATGGAGATCATGCAGTTGCTCCTTAAGATTAATGAAAAGGGAACGGCCATTATCATGGCAACGCACGATCATGAAATTGTAAAAAATATCCCCAAGCGTATTATCCGCATGGAAAAAGGAACATTGGTTTCTTCCGAAATATTGAACTAG